In candidate division KSB1 bacterium, a single genomic region encodes these proteins:
- a CDS encoding SLBB domain-containing protein produces MPAQRLDKRLKKKQEQDFRSRAKSAFDKSKSTDKSQAELLPQTEFLQQPLEAAIDPESYIVGPGDVFQIVIISSEELVFKVQVISDGKLVIPTLAVLDVDGKTLSEVQTLVKEAGADKYLNSQITANLAILRQFRVHVTGQVMKPGSYEALAVDRVSNIIKKAEGITNWGSERVIEIRHLDGTVDMVDLYRYSKLGDLDANLTLKGGDVIYVPHINLSKATVRVEGSVNDPGIYQLAENETVQSFLLRVDAYNRRADLTNAYIQRQTVSNGISETIPIFPYLENRGNGHAELYLQDGDVIMVPQRNEEVYVIGAVRNAGPYAYYPNLTAIDYIGFAGSTERAVKPSKVQLIRNNSENPLKAKGLIIEPGDTVYVPQRTEFGLREITSLIVTVTNVLLTMKALDLL; encoded by the coding sequence TTGCCCGCGCAAAGACTCGATAAACGGCTGAAGAAAAAACAGGAGCAGGATTTCAGGAGCCGAGCAAAATCAGCATTCGATAAAAGCAAATCGACTGACAAATCGCAAGCAGAACTTCTGCCTCAAACCGAATTTCTGCAGCAGCCTCTGGAAGCGGCAATCGACCCCGAATCTTACATCGTCGGGCCGGGTGACGTTTTTCAAATCGTGATCATCTCAAGCGAAGAACTCGTTTTTAAAGTTCAGGTGATCTCTGACGGCAAGCTTGTCATACCGACCTTAGCTGTCCTCGATGTCGATGGGAAAACGCTGTCTGAAGTTCAAACCTTAGTTAAAGAGGCGGGGGCGGATAAATACCTTAATTCTCAAATAACCGCTAATCTTGCGATCTTGAGGCAATTTCGGGTGCATGTAACCGGACAAGTCATGAAACCGGGCTCGTATGAGGCGTTAGCTGTTGACCGGGTATCAAACATAATCAAGAAAGCCGAGGGCATAACCAACTGGGGCTCCGAAAGGGTTATCGAAATTCGCCACCTGGATGGCACGGTGGACATGGTGGATTTGTACCGGTACTCAAAACTCGGAGATTTAGACGCAAATTTGACTCTAAAAGGCGGTGACGTCATTTATGTTCCTCATATTAATTTGTCTAAGGCAACCGTGCGCGTGGAAGGGTCGGTAAACGATCCCGGGATTTATCAGTTGGCCGAGAATGAAACGGTGCAGAGTTTCTTGCTTAGAGTTGATGCTTACAACCGGCGCGCAGACTTGACCAACGCTTACATTCAAAGACAAACGGTTTCTAATGGCATTTCGGAAACCATCCCGATTTTCCCATATCTGGAAAACCGGGGAAATGGCCATGCGGAATTGTATTTGCAGGATGGCGATGTCATTATGGTTCCGCAAAGAAACGAGGAGGTTTATGTCATCGGCGCGGTTAGAAACGCCGGGCCTTATGCCTATTATCCAAATCTAACTGCCATCGATTATATTGGTTTTGCCGGCAGCACTGAAAGAGCAGTAAAGCCGTCAAAGGTCCAGCTAATCCGCAATAATTCGGAGAACCCTTTAAAGGCGAAAGGTTTAATCATTGAGCCGGGTGATACGGTTTACGTTCCACAGAGAACTGAGTTTGGTCTCAGGGAGATTACCTCGCTCATCGTGACAGTTACCAATGTGCTGTTGACTATGAAAGCGTTAGATTTGTTGTAA